The following proteins are encoded in a genomic region of Streptomyces gobiensis:
- the rplO gene encoding 50S ribosomal protein L15: MAEDKPLKVHNLRPAPGAKTAKTRVGRGEASKGKTAGRGTKGTKARYQVPERFEGGQMPLHMRLPKLKGFKNPAHKQFQVVNLEKLAALYPQGGEVTVADLVAKGAVRKNELVKVLGAGEITVALQVSVDAVSGSAKEKITAAGGTVTELI; encoded by the coding sequence ATGGCGGAAGACAAGCCGCTGAAGGTCCACAACCTCCGTCCGGCCCCGGGCGCCAAGACCGCCAAGACCCGTGTCGGTCGTGGTGAGGCGTCCAAGGGTAAGACGGCCGGTCGTGGCACCAAGGGCACCAAGGCCCGTTACCAGGTTCCGGAGCGCTTCGAGGGTGGGCAGATGCCGCTGCACATGCGGCTGCCCAAGCTCAAGGGCTTCAAGAACCCCGCCCACAAGCAGTTCCAGGTCGTGAACCTGGAGAAGCTGGCCGCGCTCTACCCGCAGGGTGGCGAGGTTACGGTGGCCGACCTGGTCGCCAAGGGCGCTGTGCGCAAGAACGAGCTCGTCAAGGTGCTCGGCGCCGGCGAGATCACCGTGGCGCTGCAGGTGTCGGTTGACGCCGTCTCCGGCTCCGCCAAGGAGAAGATCACCGCCGCCGGCGGTACCGTCACCGAACTCATCTGA